In Gossypium arboreum isolate Shixiya-1 chromosome 3, ASM2569848v2, whole genome shotgun sequence, the sequence TCCTACCTGCATGGCCAAAGAAGTCAATTCTACCTACTAATAACATCATAATATAAAAAAAGAATTAGGGCAAATTAAAGGGATTAAATCCAAATTTTAGCATAATAGAGGGACTAAAACCGGAATTAGACCATAAAGGAAACAATAGTATTCAGACTCAAGGTCCTCTATTCTTTCAAATGCAATAACAATCCAATTGAAAAATGTTTTCTCTTTTGTCAGAATTGCAATAAGCAGTGGTAAAACACTGGGTATAAATATTAGAAATGAATATAGGTAGGTCCGAGTTTAGTTTTAATATTCAATTCAATACTTATGTTTTCTGTTTCAATTAAAGACCTgagtttggcttcaatgttcagtTCAGTACCTGTACTTTTTGTGTCATAGTTAAGCACCTATGTTTTATTTTCTAAAACATACTAGTCAAATATTCATCGGGCCCGCATAATGCTGATTGATctgggtaccaaattgaatatttAAGCCAAATCTAGATATCAAATAGTAAATTAACCCTAAAAAGAATAGAAATAGCATGCAAAGGGGCTACCTTCTCTGGGCTACCAGCACTTCCAACAACATGGCAACCATGGAGCTTGGCAAATTGCCCCACTAGCTGACCAACTGCACCACATGCTGCTGAAACAAACACATAGTCTCCTTTCTTTGGAGCACAAAGCTCATAGAAACCAATATATGCTGTTATCCCAGGCATACCTATTAACCATCTTACATTTATTATCGATATTACATAACTGTATTCAACACTTACATGGAGTCTAAgtaacatattttattatatatcaatTCCCTCTTTTATGCATTCATTCTTATatgttcttagattttctttggtTATATTCTTCTATTAAGTTTTGCTAATTCTAAAATTTGATGTACTAAACTTATTATCATATGTGTAACGCTATGTCAGTTTATTATTTCcacatattactcactaaaaatcTAGTTAACGGATTAATGATTGTCATTTGTGTCAAGACTGAAATTTCAAATTCGAAAAGTATAGACATAGAATGATCCAATTGGAGAAAATGAACTAAATCTACACTTGTACACATAGTAtagactagtaattgaatttaactaaACGAATTTAACTACTATTGTTTGGGGCAAGACTAAAGTTCAAAATTGAAAAGTATTGGGACTAAAGTTGATCAAATAaaagtataagaactaaattCATAACTTTaacaaagtatagggactaatagtagaatttaaccaTTTCTTTCCCTATGATTTGGATCAAATTATCAGTTTGATCCTTttaccatgcttaaattttgaatttaaccCTCATACTTAAATTTAACACAGTTAAGCGTTTCTATTTTTTGATGTCATTTATCAGCCCAAATACTTATATATTCTGATTAAAATATTGCTGATGtggctttttcttttcttaaaaaCACCCCCTCCAACTCATCATACTATTGTGAACCATTTATTTGTTGGAAGGATTactttttaaggaaaaatcaataTCAACGATTTAACATGAACAATTAATGATTTTAAGTATTTGGGCTAACTAATGATACTATAACACGTACATAGATAGAAGAGAACAATTCAATCCCGAACAACCTTAACCTGAGATAGAAGAGAATTGATAGTTACCCAGAATTCCAGCATAGTAGGAAAGAGGTACATCGGTATGTTGGATTTTAAAGAAATTTTTAGGGTCTGAAATTATACTATACTCTTCCCAACCAGTTATTCCCCACACCAAATCATCCTTTGCAAAGCCAGGATGTGCTGAATCCAAAACTTTAGCCACTCCATATCCAGTTATAGGCTGCAAATTCGAGCTAAAATTAGTCGGTGTATCCGAATTACTAATAATATGCATACCGACGCTATCAATGATAACATATCATTAACGATGAAGttaaatgaatttaattttaaaaatttatgatgAAGTGTTATTATTTGGTTCACTTATTGCAATGAAATTAAAGAACCAAGTGTAAAAAGAATCTCGTGTGTTGGCTTGATGGGCAAAATGTTCATCGTCCTAGGTGTGACTTGGGTTCgaaattaagttatatatttttataagagCTAAAATACAGTTTAACAGAGAACTAAACTAAAATTCTAGCATATTTGGAGGGCCAAACTATAtattaacttaaaaattttataaattttgaggaGTCTAAAGCAACAATTTCTCATTTTAGGGCGGGGGAGAGCCCCTACTCGCCCCGTCATCGGAGTCTAAATTATTGTGAAAGCTCTTCACAGTGTTTATTTTCTATATTGCAAAGAATCGAAAAGAAAATATCAAATTTCTTACCACTCAACGAAATGCTATAAATATCCATCACTAATAATGAAAAGGTGAtagaaatttgtgaggcttaattAATTTCTACACTAATTGAAACAATCTCGGATCTTTGACAACGTAGTTGAGAATTTGTAGGCTAAATCCAAACAAAAATCAATCACATTTCACTTTTTTACAATCATCCAACTATTCATTTTAACGGATGTTgaaattcaaatatcaaatattCGATTTTCAAAACACAATAAAACTTGATTATGATAACGATGATGAAAATGAAAGGAAGTGATTAAAATTACCGAACCGAGGACGTAAGGATCGGTTAATTGTCGTTCGAGCTTCATCATTTTGAAGATCATGTAGGGATCGCATGAGAGATAAAGATTCTTGAGGATGATGGAATTAGAATCCTTTGGTACTTTGAGTTTGATGGTTCCGGCTGTCAAATGCATATCGGTTTCTTGTGGTGAACCAGATACATAGTGTTTCAGTATCACCTTCATGTTGCTTGCTTCATCCATGCCACCCGTCGCCATTTTCCTTGGTAATAAATACTATGGAGAGAGATCTAGATTTACAAAGTGGCTAGTAATTTATAGGAGAGATATTTAGGGTTGATTTCGATTTGGTtcaatttagttttattttttaattatgatTGACGTGATATGTTAATTTTGATTTGAATTTAGAAATTTGATTTTATCAAATTGAATACAAATTATATAAGTTTGGtttgattaaaaaaattaatccaACACGATTAAATATGAGCTCGAAATGATCTAAAATCGAATTTGATTTGAACCGGGAATTAACTAGAACGAAAatgattcaaaaattttaaaacccaatttgattaaaaaataatCCAACACCGTTCTATATGAACTTGAAATAATCAAATCCGAAATTGAAATTGATTTAAACTTGAAACTAACTTGAATCAAAATGATCTGGAAGTTTTAAAACCTGATTTGATTAAAAAAGATAATCGAACACCGTTCAATATGAGCCCCAAAATGATCAAAACTAGCTTGAACCAAAATGATTTGGAAACTTTAAactcgatttgactaaaaaaattatccaacaccgTCCAATATGAGCCTGAAATTATCCGAAACCGAATGACTTGAACCTAAAATGATTTGAACTTGAAACTAACCTGAACCAAAATgatccaaaaattttaaaacctgatttgactaaaaaaatAATCCAACACCATTCAATATTAGTCTAAAATGATCAAATGATTAGAAATTaaaattgatttgaatgtgaaacTAACAtgaacaaaatattttaaatttgagaATTTGAAGTATCTTGGGTTTGGGATTCGGACCGGTTTAAATCATTTTGtgttattgttattttttatttaaattgttaatTTTTATGGTCAAACTAGGTTGGTCAGATATGGATTCGTATTAGTAGGATCAACTTTTTGAGTTTGGGTCATTGAGTATATTGATTCGagtcattttagatttttatttgaatttgacACTTGAATTTGGATAATTTTGagttatttgtttaaattatatCTTAATCTCGTGAAATactcaaattttaatttaattccatatcttaatttttatttattattttattgttaataacACACTCTAAAGATTTGACCATgtaaatttcattcaaaaattttattaattgctGCATCATTATGATTTGTTCCATGTAAATTCGTGAGCCCCGTTCTTCCTGGGATTTTTTTGCCATTTTGCATATCTGTTCACCGTCGAGAGCGAACATCCCCAGCAGGTCTGTCAGCAGACTAGTCACCTTATCTTGTCTCTTAATCTCCATAGTTTCGTCTAGGAAAGTCACCAATTTTGAGCGCAGTATAGGCTTCCCAGCCACTGCTCGCATCTGCTTCATATGCTCCAATATGCTTTGCAGAGCGGAATCATCGCTTtattaatattcattaaaaaaTCGGCTttatataaatgaaaaataattaaaaacaacattaaatcaaTTATCATTATAGCTCATCTCTGACCAGGCCTGTTAGATTTCTTTGCTTTCTTGGTTTTTGTTGGGAACTCGATGAGCCCAACACAACTACTATAAAAGACCTTGGACCTACAAGTAATATTACCTAAGACCTAGGACCTTTTACAGAAGTCGAGCAATCGAATGAGGTGAAGTTGGTTCATTGTCGTTCAGATGTCCAACTTGCTGATATTCTCTCAAAACCTCTTGGAAGAATGAGGTTTGAGAAGCTAAGACAAGATAATGGAGTTCACAACATTATGGCTAAGGAGGAGTGTTGCGAAGTGGTCATTTCTGTGGTGGGGAACTCTTCTTACTGCAAACTCTACCAAAAGTGCAAGCTCAGTCTAGTAGCAAGCTCATCAGGGTGTGAGCTGTTATGTGTTGTTGGCGAGCCACCTGACGTATTTCAAGAAAGGTTCGGATATGCTgctgatgatttttgtattagtCTGCTTGCTAAGATCACTTGTTAGATAAGCAGAATTAGTGTTGATTTGATATTTAGTAGGTACTGACTTTTACCTAATTAGTTTATGTACAAGCTATGCATTTGTATTTTCAAAGTGTATTTATTAGTGAGGTTTGTTGACTTTCTTGTAACCACTACATCAAAAAAATTCTGCTAAgtaattttctttgttttctctgtaTTTTGTTCTCTCAACTTCTCTAAACCCCAACACCATCTCAGACAAGAGGAGTAAGGAAATTAGATACAAGGTTGTGATATAAGAGAGGAAAAATGAGATGGGAAAATAGCTAAAACATTAGGTGTGGGGAATGGAATCCTAAAGTTTGTTTaatcaattttttaattaatttctgcaataaaattttaatatgcgAAATATATCATTAAaagacatgtttttttttttttttggagacaGGTCCTTATAGAGCTAAACGTTAAACCTAATTTTATTGCAGCAACATAGAAATAATTTCAGAAAAAGCTTATATAAAAAAACAAAGAGAAGCATCGCTTTTATTATTGTAAGCACAATCACATTCCCAAATTATAAGAAATTCTAAAATCAATAACCAAACCTCACAACTTTCAGCTCCAGATTTTTACAtgacatttatttaaaatttaaaatgtctGAAAAACCAAATTACAGCTACAATAATAACTAATATCACAAGTAACAGGGAAAAGATTAAACCCTGTTTTTCAGTCTTGAGCTTTCCTGCAAATGAAGCGGCAGATTTCAAATATGATTACATTTGAATTACCACTTGTACCACACTCACTAACCCCATAGAGAAGTGGGTACTACACAATCCCAGTGGACAATAAATTTGCATTCCGACTTTGAGCTTTCAAGAGCCATACCTTCACAAGGCTCACCGCATTTATCACAATCTGGGTAGTAATACTTCTTCATCACAAAGGTGAGTGGGTGTGGATGATCATTTTCTTCGTAAATGCTCCGGAGTTTGAGGAATGAATAATTTCCAAGAACACAATAAACATGAGCAGAAGTATCACATGTTGCACAATTATAAAGCCAATAATTTGGATCTCGACTTCCTTCACAGATATCACAATAATGATGTTCTGAATAACTGTTATCATCATGATGAGTGAGTGAAAGAAGATGCTCATCGCATTTGTGACGAGCTGTAATTGGAAGTGAAAAACAACGAAGATGTAGCACAAAATCGCAATCCTTACAACAGAATGCCCCCTGTATAGCCATACCCCAATGTGTAGTCATACCACAAGCATTGCATTTCCCATTGTGCTTTGTGTAGTAAAAGAGGGGGTGttcatgtttcaaacatgttcgAGCACCAGGAGTAAGAGCAATCACACATCGGAGACATGTTTTTTTCTTACATCCACAACATTCATAAGCAAAGGCATTAGATATGTGCCAACATAGTTTACACACAAAAGCTTTGTCAGAAATAAGGGCTAAAGGCTCTTTGCAATCATGATGCCAAACATTCTTCATCTTAGGTAACTCGGCACACGCTTTATGAAGAAAAAAAACACATTCTGAACAGTAGTAAAACGGATCCGAGATTGGCAACATACACCCGTCGCAACTATTTTCATATCCTCCAACAAAGGGACCTAACATTAAATTATGCATATGCTTGAAATGCTTTATTTTTGTAGCTTCTCCAGCATCGTTGCTCTCAATAACAATGATGGAACTTTCATTGGGCATCTCAATCTCATCTTCATTTTCTACTATTTCATATGAATCTTTATCCTTCAGTGCACACTTCACATGGAATATACCATTGCACTTTGAACAATAGTAACTACCATGCTCTGTATTGACTTCATCATGGCATATTAGGCAATTCAAAACCCTAAAATCTTCTATGTGATGGAAATATGTGTGAAGAAGGCGATGGTCATGCCACTTACTTTTGATAATGCGAGGCAATGAAATGCAATTTTTATGGATTATAATGTTGCATGCACCACATGAATAGACAACATGATTTCCTTCAGTGCCACACCCATCACATGTGAATGGAACTTGTCTCAACAACAAGGTGAATGGATGTTCATGATTTGTACTCTTAATAACTTTTAATGGTGATTGTGATGCGCATTCAATATGAACAACAAACTTACAAGGAGAACAACCATAAACAAATCCTCTTCGCATTGTTACCTGGCAGCATATCTTGCAAGAAAGCCGTTCGCTATTAAATTGTAGGAGAAGAGGATGCTTGCGATGCCACACATGATTCAATTTGAAAGGAATCTCAGTGCATTTCTCATGTAAGTTAAATCCATGGCAAGGAGAAAAGCGTGTATAATTTGCTAATGGTTCCCGGCACCCAAAGCAGTTAGAAACATCTTTAAGTTTTTCATCACCATTTTCAGTCGGAATCAATGGATGTTGAAGGGCAACATGCTCAAGCTGTTTCAAATTATTCTCAGCAATATTAAATGTAAACAAAGCACATTTAATATGAAAGTCCAATTCACAAGAAGAGCAGCGATAAACAGACTTGTGGCCAGATTTATTGCAAAAATTGCAAATGTACATTCCGGATGAATAAGGTGCATTTTGCATAAGAAGAGGATGGTTGAGATGAAAAGGGTGATTAAGCTCCAAAGGTGCCTTGGCACATACCTTATGAATATAAAACCCACAGTGCTCCGCACAGCAAAAACATGGAGCAGACACCTTCTCCCCACACCTCGAGCAATCAGTTACACCCCTTTGATTGTCCATCAGCTGCTCTTGATTCAACATAAGAAACAGGGGATGTTGGTGCCCGTTAAACAAGGTAAATGGATGTTCATGATTTGTACTCTTAATAACTTGTAATGGTGATTGCGATGCACATTCAATGTGAACAACAAACTTACAAGGAGAACAACCATAAACAAATCCTTTAGCTAGTTCATTGTTTTCTCCGCATATCTTGCAAGAAAGCCCTCGGCTTTTAAATTGTAGAACAAGAGGATGTTCGCGATGGCACACAAGATTCAGTTTGAAGGGAAGCTCAGCGCATTTCTCATGTAAATTAAATCCACAGTCAGGAGAAAAGTGTGTATACTTTGCTAATGGTTCCCAACACCCAAAGCACTTACTATAATCTTCAAGTTCTTCATCTTGAAGGGCAACATGCTCAAGCTCTTTCAAATTATTCTCAGCAATATTAAATGTAAACAAAGCACATTCAATATGAAAGTCCAAATTGCAAGAGCAGTGATAAACAAACTCATTACCGCCTTTATTGCAAAAATCGCACAAGTACCCTGATAAGTAACCTGGATTCTTAATGAGAAGACTACGATGCATAAGAAGAAGAGGATGGTCGTGATGAAAAGGGTGATTAAGCTCCAAAGGTGCCTCAGCACATACCTTGTGAAGGTAAAACCCACAACCCTCGGCACAACTAAAACATGGAATTGACACCTTCCCGGCACACCTTGAGCAGTTAGCTGCAATCATCAGCTGATCTTCATTCAACATAAGAAGTAGGGGATGTTGGTGACCATAATTCAGTGACTCCTCCATTTCCCCTTCCTCTTTGGTTTTTTCCGTCGACATTGGAAGAAAAAAACTGAAACTCAATGTTTGAAGTAAAGTAGATATTTGAAAGAGAGAGACTCCGAAAGCAAGAATACTAGTAAAGAAAGATAATGATTGAGGAAGTACGAGAGGCAGAGGTTCGCTTATGGTAAACAGAGGTCAACTCAATTAGGTTATTCAATGATATTAAGACTCAAATTGGTTAACGTTAATTTGACTGATTTCACTATAAAAGAATCATTGTAATTAGTGTGGTATTGGGTTTTGAGCTGAGCATGTGCCATGTATTTATGTAATATAAGATATGATTATTAGAGTACATGACTTGCTGTGGTTTGTTTGCATATAGTCTTTATTAATTAATATGCCATTGCtgcttttatgttttttattgttattttaatttcACTATTGCTATTGCTATGCCTGCGGCTGCCGCTTAATATTTGATATTTTCATATATAAAACAATTTCACGTtgacaaataaatatttattattctaatttaaattgaaatggaattaaataaaaaaattaattacgaaaataagGCATGTTATAGATTATTTACCTAAATGGCATTTTTTTACTGTAAATTTAGGTTTTGCCAATTTGTTTGGCAACATCAACCACCCATTATCACCCAATCATTCTagatgaaaataattatttttaagtgGTGCTGCCACATCATCAATcaatactaaaaattatttatattttctgTAAATATCGTATAATGTTGAAGAAATAAATAgaattataaaaaaatgaaaatgttggagcGTCATGAATTACATCGGGGAGGGTGTCGCCTAATAGTGTAGCGACACCAAATTTGTTTCGAAACCAATCTTTCAAGTCCCAAAAATAAATTTGTTGTTGTTAATCAGTTCCAAAACAAAACGAGAGAGAAAAATTTATTGAGTTATTAAAGTTAAACGAG encodes:
- the LOC108475122 gene encoding 2-alkenal reductase (NADP(+)-dependent)-like isoform X2, with product MATGGMDEASNMKVILKHYVSGSPQETDMHLTAGTIKLKVPKDSNSIILKNLYLSCDPYMIFKMMKLERQLTDPYVLGSPITGYGVAKVLDSAHPGFAKDDLVWGITGWEEYSIISDPKNFFKIQHTDVPLSYYAGILGMPGITAYIGFYELCAPKKGDYVFVSAACGAVGQLVGQFAKLHGCHVVGSAGSPEKVDILKNKFGFDEAFNYKDEPNFDATLKRLHHNRNLTSTLYFRNRHCPKGIDIYFDNVGGKMLDAVLLNLRPHARIAVCGMISQYNREQPDGVQNLSSMVLKEARMQGYLATNYYHLYPKYLEMILPLIKESKVVYVEDVADGLENSPKALVGIFSGRNIGKQVVAVNCL
- the LOC108475122 gene encoding 2-alkenal reductase (NADP(+)-dependent)-like isoform X1, with translation MATGGMDEASNMKVILKHYVSGSPQETDMHLTAGTIKLKVPKDSNSIILKNLYLSCDPYMIFKMMKLERQLTDPYVLGSPITGYGVAKVLDSAHPGFAKDDLVWGITGWEEYSIISDPKNFFKIQHTDVPLSYYAGILGMPGITAYIGFYELCAPKKGDYVFVSAACGAVGQLVGQFAKLHGCHVVGSAGSPEKVDILKNKFGFDEAFNYKDEPNFDATLKRHCPKGIDIYFDNVGGKMLDAVLLNLRPHARIAVCGMISQYNREQPDGVQNLSSMVLKEARMQGYLATNYYHLYPKYLEMILPLIKESKVVYVEDVADGLENSPKALVGIFSGRNIGKQVVAVNCL
- the LOC108475123 gene encoding uncharacterized protein LOC108475123 — encoded protein: MSTEKTKEEGEMEESLNYGHQHPLLLMLNEDQLMIAANCSRCAGKVSIPCFSCAEGCGFYLHKVCAEAPLELNHPFHHDHPLLLMHRSLLIKNPGYLSGYLCDFCNKGGNEFVYHCSCNLDFHIECALFTFNIAENNLKELEHVALQDEELEDYSKCFGCWEPLAKYTHFSPDCGFNLHEKCAELPFKLNLVCHREHPLVLQFKSRGLSCKICGENNELAKGFVYGCSPCKFVVHIECASQSPLQVIKSTNHEHPFTLFNGHQHPLFLMLNQEQLMDNQRGVTDCSRCGEKVSAPCFCCAEHCGFYIHKVCAKAPLELNHPFHLNHPLLMQNAPYSSGMYICNFCNKSGHKSVYRCSSCELDFHIKCALFTFNIAENNLKQLEHVALQHPLIPTENGDEKLKDVSNCFGCREPLANYTRFSPCHGFNLHEKCTEIPFKLNHVWHRKHPLLLQFNSERLSCKICCQVTMRRGFVYGCSPCKFVVHIECASQSPLKVIKSTNHEHPFTLLLRQVPFTCDGCGTEGNHVVYSCGACNIIIHKNCISLPRIIKSKWHDHRLLHTYFHHIEDFRVLNCLICHDEVNTEHGSYYCSKCNGIFHVKCALKDKDSYEIVENEDEIEMPNESSIIVIESNDAGEATKIKHFKHMHNLMLGPFVGGYENSCDGCMLPISDPFYYCSECVFFLHKACAELPKMKNVWHHDCKEPLALISDKAFVCKLCWHISNAFAYECCGCKKKTCLRCVIALTPGARTCLKHEHPLFYYTKHNGKCNACGMTTHWGMAIQGAFCCKDCDFVLHLRCFSLPITARHKCDEHLLSLTHHDDNSYSEHHYCDICEGSRDPNYWLYNCATCDTSAHVYCVLGNYSFLKLRSIYEENDHPHPLTFVMKKYYYPDCDKCGEPCEGMALESSKSECKFIVHWDCVVPTSLWG